A single genomic interval of Pelagerythrobacter marensis harbors:
- a CDS encoding I78 family peptidase inhibitor, translating to MMTSLKPLAALAPAAMLAACATTADGPGGPGSGPGTCDADAASAYVGQKATGQIGTRILQDTGARQLRWGPPGAAFTMDFRQGRVNVMYDEAMTITDVTCG from the coding sequence ATGATGACCAGCCTGAAACCCCTTGCCGCTCTTGCCCCTGCCGCGATGCTCGCCGCATGCGCGACCACGGCCGACGGTCCCGGAGGCCCGGGCAGCGGACCCGGCACCTGCGACGCCGACGCGGCCAGCGCCTATGTCGGCCAGAAGGCGACCGGGCAGATCGGCACGCGGATCCTGCAGGACACTGGCGCGCGTCAGCTCCGCTGGGGCCCGCCCGGCGCCGCCTTCACGATGGATTTCCGCCAGGGCCGGGTCAATGTGATGTACGACGAGGCGATGACCATCACCGACGTCACTTGCGGGTGA
- a CDS encoding enoyl-CoA hydratase/isomerase family protein, whose amino-acid sequence MTDEVNIHSHGNTGHLSLNRPKALHALTLDMCHAMSAALTDWAGDDAIEAVILDHAEGRGFCAGGDITLLRHSALNDGGESGRAFFHDEYRLNHQIFEYGKPIVAFMDGITMGGGVGIALPCKFRVATENTRFAMPESGIGLFPDVGGGWHLSRLHGRLGRFLALTGARLDGAECLWAGIATHYLPSDKLAEAKARIIEHPGRIGGILSELSVTPPAARIEKNAALIEKHFASDRLEDILASLAADDGEWAAKELATLRTKSPQTCKVALRQLAESEKLDSFADNMRMEYRIASRVLTRPDFAEGVRAVIVDKTNDPQWDPATPEGVSEDLLDKIFAPLPEGEEWTPLT is encoded by the coding sequence TTGACCGACGAAGTGAATATTCACAGCCATGGCAATACGGGCCATCTCTCGCTCAATCGCCCCAAGGCGCTGCATGCGCTAACGCTGGACATGTGCCATGCGATGAGCGCGGCGCTGACCGACTGGGCCGGGGACGACGCGATCGAAGCCGTCATTCTCGACCATGCCGAAGGGCGCGGTTTCTGCGCGGGCGGCGACATCACACTGCTCCGCCATTCGGCGCTCAACGATGGGGGGGAGAGCGGGCGCGCCTTCTTCCACGACGAATACCGGCTCAACCACCAGATATTCGAATATGGCAAGCCGATCGTGGCGTTCATGGACGGCATCACCATGGGCGGCGGCGTGGGCATTGCCCTGCCGTGCAAGTTCCGCGTCGCGACCGAGAACACGCGCTTCGCCATGCCCGAAAGCGGGATCGGCCTGTTCCCCGACGTCGGCGGCGGCTGGCATCTTTCGCGCCTTCATGGGCGGCTCGGCCGGTTCCTCGCCCTCACCGGTGCGCGGCTCGACGGGGCGGAATGCCTCTGGGCGGGCATCGCGACGCACTATCTCCCGTCCGACAAGCTGGCCGAAGCCAAAGCGCGGATCATCGAGCATCCGGGCCGGATCGGTGGTATCCTGTCCGAGCTTTCGGTCACCCCGCCAGCCGCACGGATCGAAAAGAATGCCGCGCTCATCGAGAAGCACTTTGCTTCGGACCGATTGGAGGACATCCTCGCCAGCCTCGCTGCCGATGACGGCGAATGGGCGGCGAAGGAACTGGCCACATTGCGCACCAAGAGCCCGCAGACCTGCAAGGTCGCGCTGCGCCAGCTGGCGGAGAGCGAAAAGCTCGACAGCTTTGCCGACAACATGCGGATGGAATATCGCATCGCCAGCCGCGTTCTCACCCGCCCCGATTTCGCCGAGGGCGTGCGCGCGGTGATCGTCGACAAGACCAACGACCCGCAATGGGACCCGGCCACGCCCGAAGGCGTGAGCGAGGACCTGCTCGACAAGATTTTCGCCCCGCTGCCCGAAGGCGAGGAGTGGACGCCGCTGACCTGA
- a CDS encoding LysR family transcriptional regulator, with protein MQDINWNDLRVFLAVAEAGQIARAARALRLDPTTLGRRLRRLERQLETTLFERTREGQTLTKAGEGLLARAETMARAVRSIDSARERRSGLGGSLRLSVSEGFGSRFLTPYLPDFARAHPDLSIELVASSGFLSPSRREADLAVMLSRPEAGPVISRKLADYSLRLYASADYLEAAGTPRTPADLARGHRLVSYIPELLYAPELNYLDDFHAGLSADIRSTSINAQSRLIEEGAGIGVLPCFIGDRAPGLVPVCADRTIQRSFWIVIHRDMHGLPRVRIARDWLLDCVRKGRSLLMPD; from the coding sequence ATGCAGGATATCAACTGGAACGATCTGCGCGTGTTCCTGGCCGTGGCGGAAGCCGGGCAGATTGCGCGCGCCGCGCGTGCGCTCCGGCTCGACCCGACCACGCTCGGGCGCCGCTTGCGGCGGCTCGAACGGCAGTTGGAAACCACGCTGTTCGAACGCACGCGCGAAGGGCAGACGCTGACCAAAGCGGGCGAAGGGTTGCTGGCGAGAGCCGAAACCATGGCGCGCGCGGTGCGTTCGATCGACAGCGCGCGCGAACGGCGATCGGGGCTGGGGGGCAGCCTTCGCCTGAGCGTGTCGGAAGGTTTCGGCAGCCGCTTTCTCACGCCCTACCTCCCCGATTTCGCCCGTGCGCATCCGGATCTGTCGATCGAACTGGTGGCGAGCAGCGGCTTCCTCAGCCCTTCGCGGCGCGAAGCCGACCTGGCGGTCATGCTGTCGCGGCCGGAGGCGGGGCCGGTGATTTCGCGCAAGCTGGCCGATTACAGCCTTCGGCTATACGCCAGCGCCGATTACCTGGAGGCCGCCGGCACGCCGCGCACGCCGGCCGACCTGGCGCGCGGGCACAGGCTGGTCAGCTACATCCCCGAATTGCTCTATGCGCCCGAACTCAACTATCTCGACGATTTCCACGCGGGCCTCTCGGCCGACATCCGGTCGACCAGCATCAACGCGCAAAGCCGGCTGATCGAGGAAGGGGCGGGGATCGGTGTCCTGCCATGCTTTATCGGCGATCGCGCGCCGGGGCTGGTCCCGGTGTGCGCCGACCGGACGATCCAGCGCAGCTTCTGGATCGTCATCCATCGCGACATGCACGGGCTGCCGCGGGTGCGGATCGCACGCGACTGGCTGCTCGATTGCGTCCGCAAGGGCCGTTCGCTGCTCATGCCCGATTGA
- a CDS encoding CoA-acylating methylmalonate-semialdehyde dehydrogenase yields the protein MRHVDHFVVGGAGGGAGRTHRVWNPSTGEVQAEVSLGDAALLERAVAAAKEVQPAWAKTNPQRRARVMFRFKELIEANMQDLAELLSSEHGKVVDDAKGDVQRGLEVIEYACGIPQVLKGEYTLGAGPGIDVYSMRQPLGIGAGITPFNFPAMIPMWMFGMAIAAGNAFILKPSERDPSVPVRLAELFLEAGAPEGLLQVVHGDKEMVDAILDHPDIAGVSFVGSSDIAHYVYKRGVENGKRVQAMGGAKNHGIVMPDADLDQVVNDLAGAAFGSAGERCMALPVVVPVGEDTAERLREKLIPAIEGLRVGVSNDPDAHYGPVVTPEHKARIERWIDTAEAEGAEVVIDGRGFSLQGHENGFFVGPTLLDRVTPKMESYREEIFGPVLQIVRAADFEEAVRLPSDHQYGNGVAIFTRNGHAAREFAARVNVGMVGINVPIPVPVSYHSFGGWKRSAFGDTNQYGTEGLRFWTKVKTVTQRWPDGAGDGSNAFVIPTMG from the coding sequence ATGCGCCATGTGGATCATTTTGTCGTTGGGGGCGCCGGCGGGGGCGCGGGGCGCACGCACCGGGTGTGGAATCCCTCGACGGGGGAAGTGCAGGCTGAGGTTTCGCTGGGCGATGCGGCGCTGCTCGAGCGGGCGGTTGCGGCGGCGAAGGAGGTCCAGCCCGCCTGGGCCAAGACCAACCCGCAGAGGCGGGCCCGTGTCATGTTCCGGTTCAAGGAACTGATCGAGGCCAATATGCAGGATCTGGCCGAACTGCTGTCGAGCGAGCACGGCAAAGTGGTCGACGATGCCAAGGGCGACGTTCAGCGCGGGCTGGAAGTGATCGAATATGCCTGCGGCATCCCGCAAGTGCTGAAAGGCGAATACACGCTCGGCGCCGGGCCGGGGATCGATGTCTATTCGATGCGTCAGCCGCTGGGCATCGGGGCGGGCATCACGCCGTTCAACTTCCCCGCGATGATCCCGATGTGGATGTTCGGCATGGCGATCGCGGCGGGCAACGCCTTCATCCTCAAGCCGAGCGAGCGCGATCCCAGCGTACCCGTGCGGCTTGCCGAACTGTTCCTGGAAGCAGGCGCGCCCGAAGGGCTGCTGCAGGTCGTCCACGGCGACAAGGAAATGGTCGATGCGATCCTCGACCACCCCGATATCGCAGGCGTCAGCTTCGTCGGCAGCAGCGATATCGCGCATTACGTCTACAAGCGCGGGGTCGAGAACGGCAAGCGCGTGCAGGCGATGGGCGGGGCGAAGAACCACGGCATCGTCATGCCCGACGCCGATCTCGACCAGGTGGTGAACGACCTGGCCGGCGCCGCCTTCGGCTCTGCGGGCGAACGGTGCATGGCGCTGCCGGTGGTGGTGCCGGTGGGCGAGGATACGGCCGAGCGCCTGCGCGAAAAGCTGATCCCTGCGATAGAGGGCCTGCGGGTCGGCGTGTCGAACGATCCCGACGCCCACTATGGCCCGGTGGTCACGCCCGAGCACAAGGCGCGGATCGAACGGTGGATCGACACTGCCGAAGCGGAAGGCGCCGAAGTCGTGATCGACGGGCGCGGGTTCAGCCTGCAGGGCCATGAGAACGGCTTCTTCGTCGGCCCGACCCTGCTCGACCGGGTGACGCCCAAGATGGAATCCTATCGGGAGGAGATCTTCGGCCCTGTCCTGCAGATCGTGCGCGCGGCGGATTTCGAGGAGGCGGTGCGCCTGCCGAGCGACCACCAGTACGGCAACGGCGTGGCGATCTTCACCCGCAACGGCCATGCGGCGCGCGAGTTCGCCGCCCGCGTGAACGTCGGCATGGTCGGGATCAACGTGCCGATCCCGGTCCCGGTCAGCTATCACAGCTTCGGCGGCTGGAAGCGCAGCGCCTTTGGCGATACAAATCAGTACGGGACCGAGGGCCTCAGGTTCTGGACCAAGGTCAAGACCGTCACCCAGCGCTGGCCCGACGGCGCGGGCGACGGTAGCAACGCCTTCGTCATCCCGACAATGGGGTGA
- a CDS encoding acyl-CoA dehydrogenase family protein yields MTGQFQLTDDQLAIQEMARRFTADNITPFAAEWDEKHHFPRDVIQKTGELGFGAIYVSEESGGIALGRLEAALIMEAMAYGCPATSAYVSIHNMAAWMIDSFGSAEVKAKFLPQLVTMEKIASYALTEPGSGSDAAALKTTARRDGDDYVLNGTKQFISGGGFNDVYVVMVRTGEHKTKGVTCLVVEKDTPGVSFGKPERKLGWNASPTAQVIFEDARVPVANRVGDEGEGFRFAMMGLDGGRLNIGACSLGGAQRCLDEAVAYTKDRQQFGQPIADFQNTQFMLADMATELEAARALLYLAAVKVTDNAPDKSKFSAMAKRLATDSGSNVVNNALQLFGGYGYLKEYPIERFWRDLRVHSILEGTNQVMRMIVGRDLLRQ; encoded by the coding sequence ATGACCGGACAATTCCAGCTGACCGACGACCAGCTCGCCATTCAGGAAATGGCGCGGCGGTTCACCGCCGACAACATCACCCCTTTCGCCGCCGAATGGGACGAGAAGCACCACTTCCCGCGCGACGTGATCCAGAAGACCGGCGAACTGGGCTTCGGCGCGATCTACGTCTCGGAAGAAAGCGGCGGGATTGCGCTCGGCCGGCTGGAAGCGGCCCTGATCATGGAAGCGATGGCCTACGGCTGCCCCGCGACAAGCGCCTATGTCTCGATCCACAATATGGCGGCGTGGATGATCGACAGCTTCGGCAGCGCCGAGGTCAAGGCAAAATTCCTGCCGCAACTGGTGACCATGGAAAAGATCGCCAGCTATGCCTTGACCGAGCCGGGTTCGGGGTCCGACGCCGCCGCCCTCAAGACCACCGCGCGCCGCGACGGCGACGACTATGTGCTCAACGGCACCAAGCAGTTCATATCCGGCGGCGGTTTCAACGATGTCTACGTCGTCATGGTCCGCACCGGCGAGCACAAGACGAAAGGCGTGACCTGCCTGGTGGTCGAGAAGGATACGCCGGGGGTGAGTTTCGGAAAGCCCGAACGGAAGCTCGGCTGGAACGCCAGCCCCACCGCGCAGGTCATTTTCGAGGATGCGCGCGTCCCTGTGGCGAACCGCGTCGGCGACGAAGGCGAAGGGTTCCGCTTCGCCATGATGGGGCTCGACGGCGGCCGCCTGAACATCGGCGCCTGCTCGCTGGGCGGCGCGCAACGCTGCCTCGACGAAGCGGTCGCCTATACCAAGGATCGCCAGCAGTTCGGCCAGCCGATCGCCGATTTCCAGAACACGCAGTTCATGCTGGCCGACATGGCGACCGAGCTGGAAGCGGCGCGAGCGCTGCTCTATCTCGCGGCAGTCAAGGTCACCGACAATGCGCCGGACAAGAGCAAGTTTTCCGCCATGGCGAAACGGCTTGCGACCGACAGCGGCAGCAACGTGGTCAACAACGCGCTGCAGCTCTTCGGCGGATACGGCTATCTCAAGGAATATCCGATCGAGCGGTTCTGGCGCGATCTGCGCGTCCACTCGATTCTCGAAGGCACCAACCAGGTCATGCGCATGATCGTGGGCCGCGACCTCTTGCGCCAGTAG